In a single window of the Acinetobacter tibetensis genome:
- the mmsB gene encoding 3-hydroxyisobutyrate dehydrogenase gives MKIAFIGLGNMGGSMAQNLLKAGQTVLGYDLSEKALQQFAESGGIVCDSPQAAAEQADVVISMLPAAKHVRDVYLGEMGILAVMRAGSLCIDSSTIDPQTIKDVAAEGLKHQVQVCDAPVSGGTIGAKAGTLTFMVGADDVTYERVQPILSFMGKNTVHCGAVGAGQIAKICNNMILGISMAAVAEGMALGSRLGIDTHALAGVINSSSGRCWSSEICNPWPDISPNAPAGRGYTDGFASQLMLKDLGLAIEAAGQVKQPVLLGGLAQQLYQQLCLQGNAHLDFSSIIQQYLPREN, from the coding sequence ATGAAGATAGCTTTCATTGGTTTAGGGAATATGGGCGGTTCGATGGCACAGAACCTGCTCAAAGCAGGGCAAACAGTGTTGGGCTATGATCTGAGTGAAAAAGCCTTACAACAGTTTGCCGAAAGTGGTGGAATTGTTTGTGACAGTCCGCAAGCTGCGGCTGAGCAGGCAGATGTGGTGATTAGTATGTTGCCCGCAGCCAAGCATGTACGTGACGTGTATTTGGGGGAAATGGGGATTCTGGCGGTGATGCGGGCAGGTAGCCTCTGTATTGACTCGAGTACCATTGACCCGCAAACCATTAAAGATGTTGCTGCTGAGGGCTTGAAGCATCAGGTTCAAGTCTGTGACGCGCCTGTGTCTGGTGGCACCATTGGCGCCAAAGCGGGCACCTTGACCTTTATGGTCGGCGCTGATGATGTGACCTATGAGCGCGTGCAGCCGATTTTAAGCTTTATGGGCAAAAACACGGTGCACTGTGGTGCGGTGGGTGCAGGGCAAATTGCTAAAATTTGCAATAACATGATTCTCGGAATTTCTATGGCGGCCGTGGCAGAAGGCATGGCTTTGGGCAGTCGATTGGGCATTGATACCCATGCATTGGCAGGCGTGATCAATAGTTCAAGTGGTCGTTGCTGGAGTTCGGAAATCTGTAATCCTTGGCCAGACATTAGCCCGAATGCACCCGCAGGACGTGGTTATACCGACGGTTTTGCCTCGCAACTCATGTTAAAAGATTTAGGTTTGGCCATCGAAGCGGCAGGCCAAGTCAAGCAACCTGTATTACTCGGGGGTTTGGCACAGCAGTTGTATCAACAACTGTGTTTGCAAGGCAATGCGCATTTAGATTTTTCTAGCATTATCCAGCAGTATTTACCCCGAGAAAATTGA
- a CDS encoding AMP-binding protein, whose amino-acid sequence MASNYLQAQQNFDLQQAAQRFLSGSIDALNACYECCDRHALPGRIALFWQGKDGRKEQYTFRELQQRASQFANFLKSQGVSKGDRVSGLLPRTPELIITILAVWRIGAVYQPLFTAFGPKAIEHRLQLAQSKLVVTDVGNREKLHDVEGCPAIVTVTGAKGTGLYQGDYSFWAEVNRQSDQCELEMMNIQDPFLLMFTSGTTGPAKPLQVPLKALIAFGGYMQDAIGLRAEDSFWNIADPGWAYGLYYGITGPLLLGHPTIFYEGAFTADSLCQIVNDYGVNNLAGAPTAYRMMMAADPQQMAKLHGKFRVVSSAGEPLNPEVFRWFKQVLDAPIYDHYGQTEVGMVVCNHHALEHEVRAGSAGFASPGYRVVALDEQGNELGADTPGILAVDISQSPMMWFGGYQESRKSPFIGHYYLTGDTAEIHADGSMSFVGRSDDVITTSGYRVGPFDVESALLEHDAVIEAAVIGVPDPERTEVIKAFVILSGESAASTELENELSQFVKKRLSAHAYPRLIEFVTELPKTPSGKIQRFLLRNQEIAKQQTAATV is encoded by the coding sequence ATGGCTTCAAATTATCTACAAGCGCAGCAAAATTTTGATTTGCAACAGGCTGCGCAACGGTTTCTATCAGGTTCAATCGATGCACTGAATGCATGTTATGAATGTTGCGATCGACATGCTTTGCCAGGGCGAATTGCCTTGTTTTGGCAGGGTAAAGATGGTCGTAAAGAGCAATATACCTTTCGAGAGTTACAGCAACGTGCTAGCCAATTTGCCAACTTTTTAAAGTCACAAGGCGTGTCTAAAGGTGACCGCGTTTCTGGTTTATTGCCGCGGACACCAGAGCTGATTATTACCATTTTAGCGGTATGGCGGATTGGCGCAGTCTATCAACCTTTATTTACAGCATTTGGTCCGAAAGCCATTGAGCACCGCTTACAGTTGGCACAAAGCAAACTGGTGGTGACCGATGTGGGCAATCGTGAAAAATTGCACGACGTAGAGGGTTGCCCTGCAATTGTGACGGTCACGGGAGCCAAAGGCACAGGGCTGTATCAAGGGGATTATAGCTTTTGGGCAGAAGTTAATCGTCAGTCTGATCAGTGCGAATTGGAGATGATGAACATCCAAGATCCATTCTTGTTGATGTTTACATCAGGCACGACAGGCCCTGCTAAACCCTTACAAGTGCCACTCAAAGCGCTGATTGCATTTGGTGGCTATATGCAAGATGCGATTGGTTTAAGAGCTGAAGATTCGTTTTGGAATATTGCCGATCCGGGGTGGGCGTATGGATTGTATTACGGCATTACTGGCCCGCTCTTATTGGGTCATCCGACCATTTTTTATGAAGGCGCATTTACTGCCGACAGTCTATGCCAAATTGTAAATGACTATGGCGTGAATAACTTGGCAGGAGCACCCACAGCCTACCGTATGATGATGGCGGCTGATCCGCAGCAAATGGCGAAATTACATGGCAAATTCCGTGTGGTCAGCAGTGCAGGTGAGCCATTGAATCCTGAAGTGTTTCGCTGGTTCAAACAAGTATTAGATGCGCCAATCTATGACCATTATGGCCAAACCGAAGTGGGAATGGTGGTGTGTAACCACCATGCGCTAGAACATGAGGTTCGCGCAGGCTCGGCAGGTTTTGCCAGTCCCGGCTATCGTGTTGTGGCACTAGATGAACAGGGCAATGAACTGGGTGCAGATACCCCAGGAATTTTAGCTGTAGACATAAGCCAGTCTCCGATGATGTGGTTTGGCGGCTATCAAGAAAGCCGTAAATCACCCTTTATTGGACATTATTATTTAACGGGTGATACCGCTGAAATACATGCCGATGGCAGCATGAGTTTTGTCGGACGCAGTGATGATGTCATTACCACGTCAGGCTATCGTGTGGGGCCATTCGATGTTGAAAGTGCATTGCTAGAGCATGATGCAGTGATTGAAGCCGCCGTGATTGGTGTGCCTGACCCTGAGCGAACCGAAGTGATTAAAGCTTTTGTGATTTTATCCGGTGAAAGTGCAGCCAGTACTGAACTCGAAAATGAACTGAGCCAATTTGTGAAAAAACGCTTATCTGCCCATGCTTATCCGCGTTTGATTGAGTTTGTGACTGAGCTGCCAAAAACACCAAGTGGAAAAATTCAGCGCTTTTTACTGCGCAATCAGGAAATTGCTAAACAACAAACTGCGGCTACTGTTTAA
- a CDS encoding acyl-CoA dehydrogenase family protein, which translates to MFFEEQVLIQDMAKSFAQEQIKPYASEWDRQGTFPAQALQQMGQLGFMGMLVPEEWGGSATGNLAYVLALEEIAAADGATSAIMSVHNSVGCVPILKFGTEEQKQQFLVPLAKGEMIGAFALTEPHTGSDAAAIKTRAVKDGDHYIINGAKQFITSGHNAGVIIVFAVTDPSAGKKGMSAFLVPRNTPGYEVIRVEEKLGLHASDTCQIALTDVRVHKSMLLGKEGEGLKIALSNLEGGRIGIAAQAVGLARAALEEATRYAKERVAFGKPIFEQQAVSFRLASMATEIAAARQLVHQAARLKEAGQPCLTEASMAKLFASEMTERVCSNALQIFGGYGYLKDFPIERIYRDARICQIYEGTSDIQRLVIARSL; encoded by the coding sequence ATGTTTTTTGAAGAACAAGTCCTGATTCAGGACATGGCAAAAAGTTTTGCTCAAGAACAAATTAAACCCTATGCCAGTGAGTGGGATCGACAGGGGACTTTCCCTGCGCAAGCCTTACAGCAAATGGGGCAATTGGGTTTTATGGGGATGTTGGTGCCTGAAGAATGGGGTGGTTCGGCAACAGGCAACTTGGCTTATGTACTGGCGCTGGAAGAAATTGCCGCTGCGGATGGCGCAACATCGGCCATCATGAGTGTGCATAATTCGGTGGGTTGCGTGCCGATTTTGAAATTTGGTACCGAAGAACAAAAGCAGCAATTTCTGGTGCCTTTAGCCAAAGGGGAAATGATTGGCGCTTTTGCACTGACTGAACCACATACCGGTTCCGATGCTGCAGCCATTAAAACCCGCGCTGTGAAAGATGGTGACCATTATATTATCAATGGTGCCAAGCAATTTATTACTTCAGGACATAACGCAGGCGTGATTATCGTGTTTGCCGTGACCGATCCGAGCGCTGGGAAAAAAGGCATGAGTGCCTTTTTAGTCCCGCGTAATACACCTGGCTACGAAGTCATTCGGGTCGAAGAAAAATTGGGTTTACATGCCTCTGACACTTGCCAAATTGCTTTGACCGATGTGCGCGTGCACAAAAGTATGTTGTTGGGTAAAGAAGGCGAAGGTTTAAAAATTGCCTTGTCTAATTTGGAGGGCGGACGCATTGGCATTGCCGCTCAAGCCGTTGGATTGGCCCGCGCTGCTTTGGAGGAAGCCACCCGTTATGCCAAGGAGCGTGTAGCTTTTGGGAAGCCAATTTTTGAGCAGCAAGCAGTTTCATTCCGACTGGCCAGTATGGCAACAGAAATTGCCGCAGCACGTCAGTTGGTACATCAGGCGGCGCGTTTAAAAGAAGCGGGTCAACCGTGTTTAACCGAAGCGTCGATGGCGAAGCTGTTTGCCTCTGAAATGACCGAGCGGGTCTGTTCAAATGCCTTACAAATCTTTGGGGGTTATGGCTATCTGAAAGATTTCCCAATTGAGCGAATTTATCGTGATGCTCGGATTTGTCAGATTTACGAAGGCACCAGCGATATTCAACGCTTGGTGATAGCCCGTAGTTTATAA
- a CDS encoding enoyl-CoA hydratase — protein sequence MQWEETFIEDLQWDTILVEKRKGVGVITLNRPQALNALNSQLIAEINQALDQFERDAEIGCMVLAGSEKAFAAGADIKEMAELNFPNIYFDDFFHLADRIAQRRKPLIAAVSGYALGGGCELALMCDFIYCADNAKFGLPEVTLGVIPGIGGTQRLTLALGKAKAMEMCLTARQMGAVEAEQSGLVARILPKEELLAYTLEAAEKIAQRSLTATMMIKESINRAFEVSLSEGLRFERRTFHSIFATVDQKEGMKAFVEKRPAEFKNQ from the coding sequence ATGCAGTGGGAAGAAACATTCATTGAAGATTTACAGTGGGACACCATTTTAGTTGAAAAGCGCAAGGGTGTCGGAGTTATTACCTTGAACCGTCCTCAAGCGTTGAATGCTTTGAACAGTCAACTGATTGCCGAAATTAACCAAGCCTTAGACCAGTTTGAACGCGATGCTGAAATTGGCTGTATGGTGTTGGCGGGTTCGGAAAAAGCCTTTGCCGCGGGGGCTGATATTAAAGAAATGGCCGAGCTGAATTTCCCGAATATCTATTTTGATGATTTTTTCCATTTGGCAGATCGGATTGCGCAGCGTCGTAAACCGTTGATTGCTGCGGTGAGTGGCTATGCACTGGGTGGTGGCTGCGAGTTAGCTTTGATGTGCGATTTTATTTATTGTGCGGATAATGCCAAATTTGGTTTGCCTGAAGTAACTCTTGGGGTGATTCCGGGGATTGGCGGAACGCAGCGTTTAACCTTGGCCTTGGGTAAAGCCAAAGCCATGGAAATGTGTTTAACCGCACGGCAAATGGGCGCGGTTGAGGCAGAACAAAGTGGTTTAGTGGCGCGCATCCTACCGAAAGAGGAGTTATTGGCCTATACCTTAGAGGCTGCGGAAAAAATTGCACAGCGATCCCTCACTGCCACCATGATGATTAAAGAAAGCATTAATCGCGCCTTTGAGGTGAGTTTGAGTGAAGGATTACGCTTTGAACGTCGTACTTTCCATTCCATTTTTGCAACTGTAGACCAGAAAGAAGGCATGAAAGCCTTTGTGGAAAAGCGACCAGCCGAATTTAAAAATCAATAA
- a CDS encoding enoyl-CoA hydratase/isomerase family protein encodes MRMENNLQISVQGHLGVITLDRASHLNALSLSMIHGISQQLELWREDDQVQAVLINSNSPKAFCAGGDIRFLYDSYQNGTANYQRYFADEYHMLKSLRQYAKPVMVFLDGYVLGGGFGLAQACQIIVSSEKSRFAMPETAIGFFPDVGATHFLSRLDDIGVYMAVTGEQISSSDALHLDLIDYLVPSDHLAQLQTELAQAPQLNQQLIEQMIVRYLKEPVPSELKQYEDAIRQHFSHTELAHIEESLAHTLETDYMDWAEKILANLQQRSLLAKQISLKLQHVGRGLSLEQCMQLERDLQDIWFEQGDMIEGVRALLIDKDKQPKWQTENPKLMQMFEELLPPSRQQRQASVQV; translated from the coding sequence CTGCGCATGGAAAATAATTTACAGATTAGTGTCCAAGGGCATTTAGGCGTGATTACGCTAGATCGAGCGAGTCATTTGAATGCACTGTCCTTAAGCATGATTCATGGCATTAGCCAGCAGTTAGAACTGTGGCGTGAGGACGATCAGGTTCAAGCCGTCTTGATTAATTCCAATAGCCCGAAAGCCTTTTGTGCAGGTGGCGATATTCGTTTCCTCTATGACAGCTATCAAAATGGAACCGCCAATTATCAGCGCTATTTTGCAGATGAATATCACATGCTGAAGAGCCTACGCCAATATGCGAAACCTGTCATGGTGTTTTTAGATGGCTATGTCTTGGGTGGTGGTTTTGGTTTGGCACAAGCTTGCCAGATTATTGTCAGCAGTGAAAAATCACGTTTTGCCATGCCAGAAACCGCGATTGGCTTTTTCCCAGATGTGGGCGCAACCCATTTCCTGTCTCGTTTAGACGATATTGGCGTGTATATGGCGGTGACGGGTGAACAAATCAGCAGTAGCGATGCCTTGCATTTAGATTTAATTGACTATTTGGTACCGAGTGATCACTTGGCGCAGTTGCAAACGGAGTTGGCACAGGCACCCCAGTTGAATCAACAGTTAATTGAGCAGATGATCGTGCGTTATTTAAAAGAACCTGTGCCCAGTGAATTAAAACAGTATGAAGATGCGATTCGACAGCATTTCTCACATACTGAATTGGCTCACATTGAAGAAAGCCTAGCCCATACATTAGAAACTGACTATATGGATTGGGCTGAAAAAATCTTGGCAAATTTGCAGCAACGTTCTTTGTTGGCCAAGCAAATCAGTCTAAAGCTACAGCATGTTGGGCGGGGGCTATCTTTAGAGCAATGCATGCAGTTAGAACGGGATTTACAAGATATCTGGTTTGAGCAGGGTGACATGATTGAAGGCGTACGGGCTTTGTTGATTGATAAGGATAAACAGCCGAAATGGCAAACTGAAAACCCTAAACTGATGCAGATGTTTGAAGAGCTTTTACCACCTTCACGACAACAGCGTCAGGCGAGTGTGCAAGTGTAA